In one window of Meleagris gallopavo isolate NT-WF06-2002-E0010 breed Aviagen turkey brand Nicholas breeding stock chromosome 4, Turkey_5.1, whole genome shotgun sequence DNA:
- the LOC104910761 gene encoding uncharacterized protein LOC104910761, giving the protein MECFAALLAEVKACQESMEAGQKELKHDMETSQKEIRAVLALQRSQQQVKEELKAEMKSSHLDIRNVLEEIQRVREEMEARLNTHADLVLLIKEVSTNLICVDKAFQKMEERQEGFTSLHLPTKENVERRFFFEKCLHKTHLNFQKPVEADSLEEEPEKKVLSVDKGKQRSPKSSCIQTQTSTDVHSTGTKTAELAQYKTKCENQSGIILQLKKFLSSSNQKFEALTVVIQHLQSEVKT; this is encoded by the exons ATGGAGTGCTTTGCTGCATTGTTGGCAGAAGTCAAAGCTTGTCAGGAGTCGATGGAAGCTGGACAGAAGGAACTGAAGCATGACATGGAAACATctcaaaaagaaatcagagcagTGCTAGCACTGCAGAGGAGCCAACAGCAGGTGAAAGAGGAGCTGAAAGCAGAGATGAAATCTAGTCACTTGGATATAAGAAATGTACTTGAGGAAATCCAGCGAGTAAGAGAAGAGATGGAAGCTCGGTTAAATACTCACGCCGATCTGGTCTTACTGATCAAAGAAGTGAGCACCAACTTAATATGTGTAGACAAGGCTTTCCAAAAGATGGAAGAGAGACAGGAAGGTTTTACCAGCCTGCATCTTcccacaaaagaaaatgttgaacgaaggtttttctttgaaaaatgcttACACAAGACACATCTGAATTTTCAAAAGCCCGTGGAAGCTGATAGTTTGGAAGAGGAACCTGAAAAGAAGGTGCTTAGTG ttGACAAGGGCAAACAGCGGAGTCCTAAAAGCTCATGCATACAGACCCAAACCTCCACAGATGTGCATTCAACTGGCACAAAAACAGCTGAGTTGGCAcagtacaaaacaaaatgtgagaACCAAAGTGGAATCATCCTGCAGCTCAAGAAATTCTTGTCAAGCAGTAACCAGAAGTTTGAAGCATTGACAGTTGTGATCCAGCACCTCCAGTCTGAGGTAAAAACTTAG